One genomic region from Leptolyngbyaceae cyanobacterium JSC-12 encodes:
- a CDS encoding flavodoxin, long chain (IMG reference gene:2510098429~PFAM: Flavodoxin~TIGRFAM: flavodoxin, long chain): MAKIGLFYGTQTGKTQTVAELIQKEFGGDSVVDLYDIANADPSDFEAYPYIIVGCPTWNIGELQSDWEGFYDELDAIDFKGKKVAYFGTGDQIGYADNFQDAMGILETKISTLGGTTVGYWSTDGYDFSESKAVRNGKFVGLAIDEDNQSELTDSRIKSWIAQLKQEFGI, encoded by the coding sequence ATGGCAAAAATTGGTTTGTTTTATGGTACTCAAACTGGCAAAACTCAAACAGTTGCTGAATTAATTCAGAAAGAGTTTGGTGGTGATAGCGTTGTTGATCTATATGACATCGCAAATGCCGATCCCAGTGACTTTGAAGCATATCCATACATTATTGTAGGTTGTCCAACCTGGAATATTGGTGAGTTACAAAGTGACTGGGAGGGCTTCTACGATGAATTAGATGCAATTGACTTTAAGGGCAAGAAAGTTGCATATTTTGGTACTGGCGACCAAATCGGTTATGCAGATAATTTCCAAGATGCTATGGGTATTTTGGAAACAAAGATTTCTACCCTGGGTGGTACAACCGTTGGCTATTGGTCTACTGATGGTTATGATTTCAGTGAATCAAAGGCGGTTCGGAATGGAAAGTTTGTTGGATTAGCAATTGATGAAGATAACCAGTCTGAACTGACAGATAGTCGCATCAAATCGTGGATTGCTCAATTGAAGCAAGAGTTTGGTATCTAA